The Sulfurospirillum halorespirans DSM 13726 genome has a window encoding:
- a CDS encoding LysE family translocator codes for MPLELWTFLIAITLLTMTPGADTMIVIRNTLRGGARDGLVSSLGICLGLFVHATLSAVGISAILLYSATAFMLLKTIGALYLLWLGLSSLRSFWNAKRMHQKAVEKKPFSFWTSLHEGFLSNVLNPKAIIFYMAFLPQFISHDHSALAQSLFLALIHFIIGMIWLGLLIYTIVSTHSFITRKSVRQSLDAISGVVMIALGIRLFLEKR; via the coding sequence ATGCCGTTGGAGCTTTGGACATTTTTAATTGCGATTACCCTGCTGACGATGACACCCGGAGCGGACACGATGATCGTCATTCGCAACACTCTGCGTGGTGGTGCTCGTGATGGGCTCGTTTCAAGTTTGGGAATTTGTTTGGGATTATTTGTGCACGCAACGCTCTCAGCTGTGGGCATTTCAGCGATTTTGCTCTATTCGGCTACAGCGTTTATGCTTTTAAAAACGATCGGTGCACTCTATCTTCTCTGGCTTGGTCTGAGTTCGCTTCGCTCTTTTTGGAATGCCAAAAGGATGCACCAAAAAGCGGTGGAGAAAAAACCATTTTCCTTTTGGACATCGCTTCATGAGGGCTTTTTATCGAATGTTCTCAATCCAAAAGCGATCATTTTTTACATGGCATTTCTGCCACAATTTATCTCACACGATCACTCCGCCCTTGCGCAATCTCTCTTTTTGGCGCTTATTCACTTTATCATTGGGATGATTTGGCTTGGGCTTTTGATCTACACGATTGTCTCAACCCATAGTTTTATCACGAGAAAAAGTGTACGCCAAAGTCTGGATGCCATCTCGGGCGTCGTGATGATTGCCCTTGGTATCCGACTTTTTTTGGAAAAACGTTAA
- a CDS encoding nickel/cobalt transporter, translated as MTLSSLATTFAEANRYFNTELSAHFRAIDEGNLLPMLLIFALSFGYGVVHAIGPGHGKALVAGYLLANPTKRSHVFQIGFFIAIVHALSALIVTLSATYIIQISAMKLFRQVNPPLFQISGGLIVLMGCWLLYDVWRSRTITKESIRPHNSRFGVVLLAGVVPCPGVITLCFFAITLGHIGIGIIAAVFMSLGMGLTISLAGLVVNRFQKVRPIVKHPRWFWVLRLVGVLCVIALGVWFLANPMSTRAF; from the coding sequence ATGACACTTTCATCCCTTGCCACCACCTTTGCCGAAGCCAATCGCTATTTCAATACCGAACTCTCCGCTCATTTTAGAGCGATTGATGAGGGAAACCTACTGCCGATGCTGCTTATTTTTGCCCTTTCATTTGGGTATGGCGTCGTGCATGCCATAGGACCAGGACATGGAAAAGCGCTCGTTGCAGGCTACCTTTTAGCCAATCCCACCAAACGCTCCCACGTCTTTCAAATAGGCTTTTTCATTGCCATCGTACATGCGCTCTCAGCCCTTATTGTGACACTTTCAGCGACCTATATCATCCAGATCAGCGCGATGAAACTCTTTCGTCAGGTCAATCCACCGCTGTTTCAGATCTCAGGTGGGCTCATCGTGCTGATGGGCTGTTGGCTTCTTTATGATGTGTGGCGCTCACGCACGATCACCAAAGAGAGCATTCGCCCACACAATAGCCGTTTTGGCGTGGTTCTTTTAGCAGGTGTCGTACCTTGTCCTGGCGTTATCACGCTCTGTTTTTTTGCGATCACGTTGGGGCACATCGGCATTGGCATCATCGCGGCTGTTTTTATGAGTCTAGGCATGGGACTGACCATCTCACTCGCAGGTCTAGTGGTGAACCGTTTTCAAAAAGTGCGTCCTATCGTTAAACATCCGCGCTGGTTTTGGGTTTTGCGCCTTGTGGGTGTTCTGTGTGTCATTGCCTTAGGCGTTTGGTTTTTAGCCAACCCCATGTCCACGAGGGCTTTTTAA
- a CDS encoding flavodoxin, translating to MKTAVFYGSTNGNTADAASQIKKRFNADLYDVGKLNGGDELAQYDMLILGTSTWYDGDLQDDWESFISHLKSADLSGKIVALFGMGDQEGYGSDFVNGMRFIYDAAIEKGAKVIGSWSIDGYSFESSNSVIDGKFIGLALDEDNQSDLTKSRIESWCTQLEDELKASA from the coding sequence ATGAAAACAGCGGTCTTTTATGGAAGTACAAATGGCAATACCGCCGATGCGGCTTCACAAATCAAAAAACGTTTCAATGCGGATCTTTACGATGTAGGAAAACTAAACGGTGGCGATGAACTTGCCCAGTACGATATGCTTATTCTTGGCACGTCCACATGGTACGATGGCGATTTGCAAGACGATTGGGAGAGCTTTATAAGCCATCTTAAATCAGCCGACCTGAGCGGTAAAATCGTTGCACTGTTTGGTATGGGTGATCAAGAGGGATACGGCAGTGATTTTGTCAATGGTATGCGCTTTATTTACGATGCTGCGATCGAAAAAGGGGCGAAAGTGATCGGTTCATGGTCGATTGATGGATATTCGTTTGAGAGCTCAAACTCGGTCATTGATGGTAAATTTATAGGTCTTGCACTCGATGAAGACAATCAAAGTGATCTCACTAAAAGTCGAATTGAGTCATGGTGCACCCAGTTGGAAGATGAGTTGAAGGCGAGTGCATGA
- a CDS encoding nickel/cobalt transporter, with product MCKKFLFAFMLLTLPYQLCACALCALYTPSATVAITMEGSPSKIISISFLWSFSQDFINSLLERYDENHNKKLDPNELERIRIILENYISKKNYLTSIEYVSAKDAQAHVTKIPIKVLQRAFWQEGSALNFRFTTEVNQAVAKGDEISFVIEDKEEYFKFLVHSVTHTIAKPFAMEFNLFNHIAFTKITDGELIQKDALASPPAKAIPSPAASVEQPKELPPSLSWLQSRLAHLQQNIQEAMNALKEKGTFAAYTLFLGTSFLYGLLHAAGPGHGKALVSSYLFASKHRYTKAISMAALIGIVHTFAAFILTLVIYALFDLFFNAFFTDVTYYATKLSALMIIGIAGYLSWQKIRALQRTPKIVAFSAHPFTCNCSACSPKSQSTDWGVVLSAGIIPCPGTITIFIFALNTGAYFLGFMAALSMSLGMSSVIALTAIASVFTQNRFQTKSPKILTYSEPISLLIMLSLGFILLIA from the coding sequence ATGTGCAAAAAATTTCTTTTCGCTTTTATGCTTCTAACCCTGCCCTATCAACTCTGTGCTTGTGCATTGTGCGCACTTTACACGCCTTCTGCCACGGTGGCTATTACGATGGAAGGCTCACCTTCAAAGATCATTTCGATCAGCTTTCTATGGAGTTTCAGCCAAGATTTCATTAACTCACTTTTAGAACGTTACGATGAAAACCACAATAAAAAACTTGACCCCAATGAGTTAGAGCGCATAAGGATCATCTTAGAAAACTACATTTCCAAGAAAAATTACCTCACCAGTATCGAATACGTGAGTGCAAAAGATGCTCAAGCACATGTTACAAAAATCCCTATAAAAGTGCTGCAAAGAGCGTTTTGGCAAGAAGGCAGTGCGCTCAATTTTCGCTTCACCACAGAGGTCAATCAAGCAGTAGCAAAGGGCGATGAGATTTCTTTTGTCATCGAAGATAAAGAGGAGTATTTCAAATTTTTAGTTCACAGCGTGACGCATACGATCGCAAAACCGTTTGCGATGGAATTCAACCTCTTTAACCACATCGCCTTTACCAAAATCACCGATGGCGAGCTCATCCAAAAGGATGCTCTTGCATCACCTCCTGCCAAAGCGATACCCTCACCAGCTGCATCGGTCGAACAACCCAAAGAGCTTCCGCCTTCACTCTCGTGGCTTCAATCGCGTTTAGCGCATCTGCAACAAAACATCCAAGAGGCGATGAACGCACTCAAAGAAAAAGGCACGTTTGCCGCTTACACGCTTTTTTTAGGTACTTCGTTTCTCTACGGACTACTTCATGCCGCAGGTCCTGGGCACGGCAAAGCGCTTGTAAGCTCGTACCTCTTTGCATCCAAACATCGCTACACCAAAGCGATCAGCATGGCCGCCCTCATTGGCATCGTGCATACCTTTGCGGCATTTATACTCACACTGGTCATTTACGCCCTCTTTGATCTCTTTTTTAACGCCTTTTTTACCGATGTCACCTACTATGCCACAAAACTCTCAGCGCTGATGATCATTGGCATTGCAGGCTATTTGAGCTGGCAGAAAATAAGAGCGTTGCAACGCACACCCAAAATCGTCGCTTTTTCTGCTCACCCGTTTACATGTAACTGTTCTGCCTGCTCACCAAAGTCCCAAAGTACCGACTGGGGCGTCGTTTTAAGCGCTGGAATCATCCCCTGCCCTGGCACCATCACGATCTTTATTTTTGCGCTGAATACGGGAGCCTATTTTTTAGGATTTATGGCGGCTCTTAGCATGAGTTTAGGCATGAGCAGTGTCATCGCACTCACCGCCATCGCTTCGGTCTTTACCCAAAATCGTTTTCAAACCAAAAGCCCTAAAATTCTCACCTACAGTGAGCCCATCAGCCTTTTGATTATGCTAAGCCTTGGCTTTATTCTACTGATCGCCTAA
- a CDS encoding TIGR01777 family oxidoreductase: MKVAISGASGFVANALKQKFPDFVVIERKDDVEAIARKLKDVYAVFNLAGAPIVAKWDEAYKKVLWDSRIETTKKLVAAIHQSDVEHFISTSAVGIYPNNVPCDEESSKLSEDFLGHLALAWEREAQKCTKRTTILRFGVVLGEGGALEKMLPAFRMCMGGIIGDGRMITSWIDIDDLVSIYAFVLEKRLEGIFNATSPQPLTNYHFTKILGKVLHRPTFFPVPSFIIKMLFGEGSTVLLDSKEAYPKALLNQGFVFAYPDLESSLRKILA; encoded by the coding sequence ATGAAAGTAGCGATCAGCGGCGCAAGCGGTTTTGTGGCAAACGCGTTAAAACAGAAATTTCCTGATTTTGTGGTGATTGAACGCAAGGATGATGTGGAAGCAATTGCGCGCAAGCTAAAAGATGTCTATGCCGTTTTCAACCTTGCGGGGGCTCCCATTGTGGCAAAGTGGGATGAAGCGTATAAAAAAGTGTTGTGGGACAGTCGCATCGAGACGACCAAAAAGCTTGTAGCGGCGATTCATCAAAGCGACGTAGAGCATTTCATCTCAACTTCTGCGGTGGGAATTTACCCCAATAATGTGCCCTGCGATGAAGAGAGCTCCAAATTAAGTGAAGATTTTTTAGGACATCTCGCCCTTGCATGGGAGAGGGAAGCACAAAAATGCACAAAGCGCACGACTATTTTACGCTTTGGCGTGGTTTTGGGCGAGGGAGGAGCGTTGGAGAAGATGTTGCCTGCGTTTCGGATGTGCATGGGAGGCATCATCGGCGATGGCAGGATGATCACCAGTTGGATCGACATTGATGATCTGGTCTCCATTTATGCGTTTGTACTAGAAAAACGGTTGGAAGGCATTTTTAACGCGACATCTCCGCAACCGCTTACGAACTATCACTTTACCAAAATACTGGGCAAGGTATTGCATCGCCCAACGTTTTTTCCGGTGCCATCCTTCATCATTAAAATGCTCTTTGGCGAGGGATCGACCGTGTTGCTTGATAGTAAAGAGGCGTACCCTAAAGCGCTTTTAAATCAAGGGTTTGTCTTTGCGTATCCTGATTTGGAGAGTTCCCTTCGTAAAATTTTGGCTTAA
- a CDS encoding DUF1007 family protein yields MFFRLLFYACCFGTFVSAHPHVFIETKVDVLPEKIIVTWSFDEMSSAMLMDDYDKNKNKKLDPDEVAFMEKDHFRTLEPYSYFIHMSDGKDEFDLKRVGEFSALFDAKKLIYTFAIPKPKFKKYELRFYDAEMYVALILKKEWLTCKEPMKCKIEGYDADFYYAYKVMVQE; encoded by the coding sequence GTGTTTTTCCGCCTACTTTTTTACGCCTGTTGTTTTGGCACATTTGTGTCCGCGCATCCGCATGTCTTTATCGAGACAAAAGTGGACGTTTTGCCTGAAAAAATCATCGTGACTTGGAGTTTTGATGAGATGAGTTCGGCGATGTTGATGGACGATTACGATAAAAACAAAAACAAAAAACTCGACCCTGACGAGGTTGCTTTTATGGAGAAAGATCACTTTAGAACGTTAGAGCCGTACAGTTATTTTATCCATATGTCCGATGGGAAAGATGAGTTTGATCTTAAACGGGTAGGCGAATTTAGCGCTTTGTTTGACGCGAAGAAGCTCATCTACACCTTTGCGATTCCCAAGCCAAAATTTAAAAAATACGAGCTTCGTTTTTACGATGCAGAGATGTATGTCGCGTTGATTTTAAAAAAAGAGTGGCTTACATGTAAAGAGCCCATGAAGTGTAAAATTGAAGGGTATGATGCGGATTTTTACTACGCGTATAAGGTGATGGTTCAAGAATAA